In Horticoccus luteus, the following proteins share a genomic window:
- a CDS encoding DNA-methyltransferase, with protein MEKQRAPRNRTLTCSAEEIDHLSEKLSRLASLSSSEELDGKVINQDFFDAGRYLPRGFADLIVLDPPYNLFKNFHGNTFRGKEGAEYTAYFRSILDVLIPTLKPNGTVYVCSDWKTSMLIAPVLEERLCVRNRITWEREKGRGAKSNWKNNTEDIWFCTASDSDDYTFNVDAVKLKRKVIAPYRDADGKPKDWDESEDGNYRLTHPSNIWTDITIPFWSMPENTDHPTQKPEKLIAKLILASTVKGGFVFDPFLGSGTTAVVAKKLGRRFAGVEQNTEYCCWTMKRLSIADASPSIQGYADGVFWERNSLADQKGETRAVLGASGIGDALDGQEGQPISNAPRPRGRPRFVKSEAAEPTLNLF; from the coding sequence ATGGAAAAACAACGTGCCCCGAGAAATAGGACGCTAACCTGCTCGGCGGAGGAGATCGACCATCTTTCAGAAAAACTTTCGCGACTCGCATCTCTTTCGTCCTCGGAGGAACTGGATGGGAAGGTCATTAATCAGGACTTCTTTGATGCTGGGCGTTATCTGCCAAGAGGTTTTGCGGACCTGATCGTTCTCGATCCCCCCTACAATCTCTTCAAAAACTTTCACGGGAATACTTTCAGGGGTAAGGAAGGCGCGGAATACACTGCCTATTTCCGTTCAATCCTCGATGTTCTGATCCCGACATTGAAGCCGAACGGCACCGTCTACGTATGCTCTGATTGGAAAACATCGATGCTAATAGCGCCCGTGCTTGAAGAACGTCTTTGCGTGAGAAACCGAATTACTTGGGAGCGTGAAAAAGGCCGTGGAGCCAAAAGTAACTGGAAGAACAATACCGAGGATATTTGGTTTTGCACCGCCTCCGATTCCGACGACTACACATTCAACGTCGATGCCGTTAAGCTTAAGCGTAAGGTGATCGCTCCTTATCGAGATGCGGATGGAAAACCCAAGGACTGGGATGAGAGCGAAGACGGAAATTATCGGCTAACGCACCCATCGAATATCTGGACGGACATAACAATCCCGTTTTGGTCGATGCCAGAAAACACAGATCACCCCACCCAAAAACCAGAAAAGCTGATCGCGAAGCTTATCCTCGCGAGCACGGTTAAAGGTGGATTCGTTTTCGATCCGTTCCTCGGCAGTGGGACTACAGCAGTTGTAGCGAAGAAGCTTGGGCGTCGATTTGCGGGGGTAGAGCAAAATACGGAATACTGCTGCTGGACAATGAAGCGCCTAAGTATCGCGGACGCGTCCCCTTCGATCCAAGGGTATGCGGACGGGGTGTTTTGGGAGCGGAACTCCCTAGCTGATCAAAAAGGAGAAACACGGGCTGTATTGGGTGCTTCTGGAATAGGCGACGCGCTCGACGGACAAGAAGGCCAGCCAATTTCGAACGCGCCACGTCCCCGTGGCCGCCCTCGCTTTGTCAAATCGGAGGCCGCAGAGCCGACGTTGAACCTCTTTTAG
- a CDS encoding FG-GAP repeat domain-containing protein: MLCCSSRLASRLLSLVLLATAALAANPPDFQRIKYNNPALRTDVGVGLWGWPLPLDYNGDGLMDLVVVCSGKPYNGTYLFENSGVTDPEGGLPLLKAGVRLGRGIDSAQISYVDGKPVVLTAGAIYPHFTRSALEQPQKLNAPSVPEIFGATDANLTKPDISGIRSSQWTEVDYDGDGKRDLIVGIDYWGDYKWRTSNQATEPAFDENGKWKFGPLHGYVYLLRNTGTNEVPSYAKPIQLKAGDAAIDVYGRPSPCFGDFRGTGKLDLICGEFIDGFTYFENIGTRTEPRYAPGRRLALGGVPLTMDLCMIAPVACDFNGDGHLDLVVGQEDGRVALLQNTGKVADGMPQFLPPRFFRQLADEVKFGVLSAPSAVDLDGDGLEDLVVGNSAGYVGFIKNLGGDPVRWAAPVYLAADGQTIHIQAGYNGDCQGPSETKWGYTDVCAADWDMDGLPDIMCSDVWGKVYWYRNIGTRTEPRFAAAAQVEVEWPGKPPKPAWNWWEPHGKELVIEWRCTPYVIDWNHDGLPDLVTLDHEGYLALFERRKTADGRLQLLPGKRVFRGEGVSSFDSIQRPTNHQSGLLQLNSGLGGSSGRRTFCFVDWDGDGVLDLLVNSVNVNFLKGLGQNSEGQWTFKDMGPLNPGQILAGHSTAPTVVHWTKGKPGEVLFGTEDGFLYLIPHGTLPQ; this comes from the coding sequence ATGCTTTGCTGCTCCTCCCGTCTTGCTTCGCGTCTGCTCTCGCTCGTCTTGCTGGCGACCGCCGCACTGGCAGCCAATCCGCCGGACTTTCAGCGGATAAAGTATAACAACCCTGCGCTTCGCACCGATGTCGGGGTCGGTCTGTGGGGTTGGCCGCTGCCGCTGGATTACAATGGCGACGGCTTGATGGACCTGGTGGTCGTGTGCTCGGGCAAGCCATACAACGGCACTTATTTATTCGAGAACAGCGGCGTCACGGATCCGGAGGGCGGGCTGCCGCTGCTGAAGGCCGGCGTGCGCCTGGGCCGCGGCATCGACTCCGCACAAATCTCCTACGTGGACGGCAAGCCCGTCGTGCTGACCGCGGGAGCGATTTATCCGCACTTCACGCGATCCGCCCTTGAACAACCACAGAAACTCAACGCGCCGTCGGTGCCGGAAATCTTCGGCGCCACCGACGCGAATCTCACCAAGCCCGACATCAGCGGTATTCGCTCGAGCCAGTGGACCGAAGTGGATTACGACGGCGACGGGAAACGCGACTTGATCGTCGGCATTGATTATTGGGGCGACTACAAATGGCGCACCTCGAATCAAGCCACGGAGCCGGCGTTCGATGAAAACGGCAAATGGAAGTTTGGCCCCCTGCACGGCTACGTTTACCTCCTCCGCAACACGGGGACCAACGAAGTGCCCTCGTATGCGAAACCGATTCAATTGAAAGCGGGCGATGCGGCGATTGATGTCTACGGGCGGCCGTCGCCTTGCTTCGGCGATTTTCGCGGCACCGGCAAGCTCGACCTCATCTGCGGCGAGTTCATCGACGGTTTCACCTATTTCGAAAATATCGGCACGCGCACCGAGCCGCGCTACGCACCGGGCCGGCGTCTCGCGCTCGGCGGCGTGCCGCTCACAATGGACTTGTGCATGATCGCGCCGGTCGCGTGCGACTTCAACGGCGACGGCCACCTCGACTTGGTCGTCGGTCAGGAGGACGGCCGGGTAGCACTCCTGCAGAACACCGGGAAAGTCGCCGATGGCATGCCGCAATTTTTGCCGCCGCGGTTTTTCCGGCAACTGGCCGACGAAGTGAAGTTCGGCGTGCTCTCCGCACCGTCGGCGGTCGATCTAGACGGCGACGGCTTGGAGGATCTCGTGGTAGGCAATAGCGCCGGCTACGTCGGCTTCATCAAAAATCTCGGTGGCGACCCAGTGCGTTGGGCGGCCCCGGTTTATCTCGCAGCCGACGGCCAGACGATCCATATCCAAGCCGGCTACAACGGCGACTGTCAGGGCCCGAGCGAGACGAAGTGGGGTTACACCGACGTGTGCGCGGCGGATTGGGACATGGACGGACTGCCAGACATCATGTGCAGCGACGTGTGGGGCAAAGTGTATTGGTATCGCAACATTGGCACCCGCACCGAGCCGCGTTTCGCCGCTGCTGCGCAGGTCGAAGTCGAGTGGCCGGGCAAACCACCGAAACCCGCTTGGAACTGGTGGGAACCGCACGGTAAGGAACTCGTGATCGAGTGGCGGTGCACGCCCTACGTGATCGACTGGAACCACGATGGGTTGCCGGACCTGGTGACGCTCGACCACGAAGGCTATCTCGCGTTGTTCGAAAGGCGGAAAACCGCGGATGGACGTCTGCAGCTCCTGCCCGGCAAACGCGTATTTCGCGGCGAAGGGGTGTCGAGTTTCGACTCAATCCAGCGGCCGACGAATCACCAGTCGGGCCTCTTGCAACTCAACTCCGGGTTGGGCGGTTCGAGCGGTCGACGCACGTTCTGCTTCGTCGACTGGGATGGTGACGGCGTGCTCGATCTGCTCGTGAACAGCGTGAATGTGAATTTCCTCAAAGGCCTCGGCCAAAACTCTGAAGGCCAATGGACCTTCAAGGATATGGGTCCGCTCAATCCGGGGCAGATCCTGGCCGGGCATTCCACCGCGCCCACCGTTGTGCACTGGACGAAGGGGAAGCCGGGCGAGGTGCTTTTCGGCACCGAGGACGGCTTTCTCTACCTGATTCCCCACGGCACTCTGCCGCAGTGA
- a CDS encoding RraA family protein, protein MPLTPAQLHKLKRWNTPTIANALEQISRADPLTLVNRDETHDFMPEVGPMVGFAMTLIISGGDPRPKREQPDNFALYREYLASRPGPKIVVVQDLDAPRCHGSIWGEVGANHARALGCVGTITDGAVRDLDEMKSAGFKAIARRLAVSHAHCWPLRWGVDVEVFGTKVRPGQLIHADKHGFIILPPDSQQRLLEAARFMDDNECDTVIPPGSASAGRTTAEILTEMSRAGTRFAANARRKFGRSGEWK, encoded by the coding sequence ATGCCACTTACGCCCGCGCAACTGCACAAGCTGAAGCGTTGGAACACGCCGACGATCGCCAACGCGCTCGAGCAGATCTCCCGCGCCGACCCGCTCACATTGGTCAACCGCGACGAGACGCACGACTTCATGCCCGAAGTCGGGCCGATGGTGGGGTTCGCGATGACACTGATTATTTCCGGCGGCGACCCGCGCCCCAAACGCGAGCAGCCGGACAACTTTGCGCTCTACCGCGAGTATCTCGCGTCGCGGCCCGGGCCGAAAATCGTCGTGGTGCAAGACCTCGATGCGCCCCGTTGCCACGGGTCGATCTGGGGCGAGGTCGGCGCGAATCACGCGCGGGCGCTCGGTTGCGTTGGCACGATTACGGATGGTGCGGTGCGCGATCTCGATGAGATGAAGAGCGCGGGCTTCAAGGCCATCGCCCGACGGCTCGCCGTCAGCCACGCGCATTGCTGGCCGCTGCGCTGGGGTGTCGACGTGGAGGTCTTCGGCACGAAAGTGAGGCCCGGTCAGTTGATCCACGCGGACAAGCACGGTTTTATTATACTACCGCCCGACAGCCAACAGCGGCTGCTCGAAGCGGCGCGCTTCATGGACGACAATGAATGCGACACCGTGATTCCGCCCGGCAGCGCGAGCGCGGGCCGCACGACCGCCGAGATTCTCACCGAGATGAGCCGCGCCGGCACGCGTTTCGCGGCGAACGCCCGCCGAAAGTTCGGCCGCAGCGGCGAGTGGAAATAA
- a CDS encoding dihydrodipicolinate synthase family protein: MSSLSLVPRKGILAALWLPTDVHGNLLARELAANLAFLKRHRVHGVLALGSTGEFPQFDLEQRKRALATVAELAAPLPVIANVSDIRPQAVAELGRFAARLGLPAIAVMTPGFYPSTQEDALAHFLHAADAAQLPTFLYNFPELTGTRINVETVAAFADRARMAGIKQSGHEFAYHEELIQLGRAKDFPVFSGSDTRLPEVFALGVEGCIGGLVNIAPDLMVHLYEVCHDHTGGEISPAFERLREIGRIIDRLTFPLNVAAGMEARGLDPGEPKAIVSPRSRALYAEIVAELQRKFAEWQLEPQRTS; this comes from the coding sequence ATGTCATCCCTCTCTCTTGTTCCTCGCAAAGGTATCCTGGCGGCCTTGTGGCTGCCGACCGACGTGCACGGCAATCTGCTCGCGCGCGAGCTCGCCGCGAATCTCGCGTTTCTCAAACGCCATCGCGTGCACGGCGTCCTCGCCCTGGGGAGCACCGGCGAATTTCCGCAATTCGACTTGGAGCAGCGCAAGCGCGCGCTCGCAACTGTCGCCGAACTAGCCGCGCCGTTGCCGGTGATCGCAAACGTAAGCGATATTCGCCCTCAAGCTGTGGCGGAGCTCGGGCGGTTCGCCGCGCGGCTTGGACTACCGGCGATTGCCGTGATGACGCCCGGATTTTATCCGTCGACGCAGGAAGACGCCCTCGCACATTTTCTCCATGCCGCGGATGCGGCCCAGCTGCCGACGTTTCTCTACAACTTTCCGGAGCTGACCGGCACGCGCATCAATGTCGAGACCGTGGCGGCTTTTGCCGATCGCGCACGCATGGCGGGGATCAAACAGAGCGGCCACGAATTCGCCTATCACGAGGAGTTGATTCAACTCGGTCGCGCGAAAGATTTTCCCGTTTTTTCCGGATCGGATACGCGTCTGCCGGAAGTATTCGCGCTCGGGGTGGAAGGCTGCATCGGCGGCCTCGTCAACATCGCGCCCGACCTGATGGTGCACCTGTATGAAGTCTGCCACGATCACACCGGCGGCGAGATCAGCCCGGCGTTTGAACGGCTGAGGGAGATCGGTCGAATTATCGACCGGTTGACGTTTCCGCTCAATGTCGCCGCGGGCATGGAAGCGCGTGGGCTCGATCCTGGTGAGCCGAAGGCGATTGTGTCGCCACGGTCGCGGGCGCTTTATGCAGAGATCGTGGCCGAACTGCAGCGAAAATTCGCCGAATGGCAGCTCGAGCCGCAGCGAACGTCATGA
- a CDS encoding MFS transporter, which yields MVENGSNSVTRYAWLIVALLAPVALLNYLDRQMLATMKSSMVGDLPSIANGADWGLVLGAFKWTYAGLSPFAGYFADRLSKPRVVGLSLFVWSLVTWWTGHVTSFHEMIAVRALMGVSEAFYMPAALALIADYHPGRTRSRAIGVHQIGIYLGQILGGFAGYVAESPEHGWRWAFSTCGWLGALYAVPLLLMLRHAKSRGGRAAEVAPAPGRQNAPQTGVWRGLVGNRDFILLVLYFTLPAIAGWVVRDWMPDILREKFHLGQGKAGVSAILYVQIAAIFGALIGGFLADRWMRRTRRGRIFTSAIGMMLFLPALFGVGNAPTLAIAVGGLIIFGLGWGFFDCNNMPILCQVARPELRATGYGLMNFVSISCGGFGDWLFGALRDRHVPLNVIFGVFAGVALLSVGLVLLIRPKRPENLGAAPAPAG from the coding sequence ATGGTCGAAAACGGCTCCAACTCCGTGACCCGTTACGCGTGGCTGATCGTGGCGCTCCTCGCGCCCGTTGCCTTGCTCAATTACCTCGACCGGCAAATGCTCGCGACGATGAAGTCGTCGATGGTGGGCGACCTGCCGAGCATCGCGAATGGCGCGGATTGGGGGCTGGTGCTGGGCGCCTTCAAATGGACGTATGCCGGTCTGAGTCCGTTTGCGGGGTATTTTGCGGATCGTTTGAGCAAGCCACGGGTGGTCGGTTTGAGCCTGTTCGTGTGGTCGCTCGTCACGTGGTGGACGGGGCACGTCACAAGCTTTCACGAGATGATCGCCGTGCGGGCGTTGATGGGCGTGAGCGAGGCGTTCTACATGCCCGCCGCTCTGGCGTTGATCGCCGATTACCATCCAGGCCGCACACGCTCGCGCGCGATCGGTGTGCACCAAATCGGAATCTATCTCGGCCAGATCCTCGGCGGGTTTGCCGGCTATGTCGCAGAATCGCCCGAACACGGGTGGCGCTGGGCGTTTTCCACGTGCGGCTGGCTCGGCGCGCTATACGCCGTGCCGCTGCTGCTCATGCTGCGCCACGCCAAATCGCGCGGTGGACGGGCGGCCGAAGTCGCGCCGGCACCTGGGCGGCAAAACGCCCCGCAGACCGGCGTCTGGCGCGGACTTGTGGGCAACCGCGATTTCATCCTGCTCGTGCTGTATTTCACGCTTCCGGCCATAGCTGGCTGGGTGGTGCGCGACTGGATGCCGGATATTTTGCGCGAGAAGTTTCACTTGGGACAGGGCAAGGCTGGCGTGAGCGCGATTCTCTACGTGCAGATTGCGGCAATCTTCGGCGCATTGATCGGCGGATTTTTGGCGGACCGGTGGATGCGGCGCACGCGGCGCGGGCGGATATTCACCAGCGCAATCGGTATGATGCTGTTCCTCCCGGCCCTATTTGGCGTAGGCAACGCTCCCACGCTGGCGATCGCGGTGGGCGGGCTGATCATCTTCGGCCTTGGCTGGGGATTCTTCGACTGCAACAACATGCCCATCCTCTGCCAAGTCGCGCGCCCGGAACTGCGCGCTACGGGTTACGGTTTAATGAATTTCGTGAGCATCAGTTGCGGTGGCTTCGGCGACTGGCTGTTCGGGGCGCTGCGCGACCGTCACGTGCCGCTCAACGTCATTTTTGGCGTGTTCGCAGGTGTGGCGTTATTATCGGTGGGGCTTGTGTTGCTGATCCGCCCCAAGCGCCCGGAAAACTTGGGCGCGGCACCAGCTCCAGCGGGGTAG
- a CDS encoding lysophospholipid acyltransferase family protein: protein MPYFFAWRAAVFAQQPPPLNAPSPSLPAYEPGDTAVRRIAGWRLAVLWPFAMLVRLWGMSLRFESSPEDLRHYTKRDVPVAFVLWHNRLFLAPEIYRRWRRPRPLYALVSASQDGAWLTAFFSLVGMRTVRGSSSRLGREAASALVEVQRAGHDIGVTPDGPRGPCYEVKPGALIVARRTKAPLLLVGGTFTSVWRLKSWDRFILPKPFSRVRMQCELIAPEQLADRDAATALLQNRLLALNPDPDGGGAAGPTPRAPGSA, encoded by the coding sequence ATGCCATATTTCTTCGCTTGGCGAGCGGCGGTGTTTGCACAACAACCCCCGCCGTTGAACGCCCCCTCGCCTTCCCTTCCCGCTTACGAGCCCGGCGATACCGCCGTGCGCCGCATCGCCGGGTGGCGGCTCGCCGTGCTCTGGCCGTTCGCCATGCTCGTGCGCCTGTGGGGCATGTCGCTGCGCTTCGAATCCTCCCCCGAAGATCTCCGCCACTACACTAAACGCGACGTGCCCGTCGCCTTCGTGCTCTGGCACAACCGGCTCTTTCTCGCCCCCGAAATCTACCGCCGTTGGCGGCGTCCGCGCCCGCTCTACGCCCTCGTCAGCGCCAGTCAGGACGGGGCGTGGCTGACGGCGTTCTTCTCTCTCGTCGGCATGCGCACTGTGCGTGGTTCCAGCAGCCGCCTCGGACGCGAGGCCGCGTCGGCGCTCGTCGAAGTGCAGCGCGCCGGCCACGACATCGGCGTGACGCCCGACGGCCCCCGTGGCCCGTGTTACGAAGTGAAGCCCGGCGCGTTGATCGTCGCCCGGCGCACCAAAGCGCCTCTCCTTTTGGTGGGCGGCACGTTCACTTCCGTGTGGCGGCTGAAAAGCTGGGACCGGTTCATTCTCCCGAAACCTTTCTCGCGCGTGCGCATGCAGTGCGAACTCATCGCGCCCGAACAACTCGCCGATCGCGACGCCGCGACCGCCCTGCTCCAGAACCGCTTGCTCGCGCTCAATCCCGATCCTGATGGCGGCGGCGCAGCTGGCCCGACGCCGCGAGCGCCCGGCTCAGCTTGA
- a CDS encoding LacI family DNA-binding transcriptional regulator: MSKPAVTIYEIAKHVGVSPAAVSSTLANRHIERRLSSETVRKIREAATALGYVPNMAGRRLRAHKSATRQFDLAILTSYEAPLPLVGQVLHALQRAVDVQTTEHTRYAVAIEMFHAGRLSEKAGLLDANRYHGVILTNTLPVDDAFVAEARLPYPVVVLGRRIPHYHCVLEAPDFVGRRSAEVLLEAKCGKPGILHSRQLTHTTSDRLAAFTRVVKERTGREAAKIVSTGLQPHDGAVALEAFFSEGGQLDGLFAVNDSLAAGAYRAIKASGRRVPDDVAVVGIGDYELAEYLDPPLTTVAGANEAMVAEAVPMLFRLLRGEESVSTEVLVVPPVFMRQSTQRRA, translated from the coding sequence GTGAGCAAGCCCGCGGTCACGATCTACGAGATCGCCAAGCACGTCGGAGTATCCCCTGCGGCGGTCTCGTCGACACTGGCCAACCGGCACATCGAGCGCAGGCTTTCGTCGGAGACGGTCCGAAAAATCCGCGAGGCGGCGACCGCGCTCGGCTATGTGCCGAACATGGCGGGACGGCGCTTGCGGGCGCACAAGTCGGCGACGCGGCAATTCGACTTGGCCATTCTTACTTCCTACGAGGCGCCATTGCCACTGGTGGGTCAGGTGCTGCATGCATTGCAACGCGCCGTGGACGTGCAGACGACGGAGCACACGCGTTATGCGGTCGCGATCGAGATGTTTCACGCGGGGCGGTTGAGCGAGAAGGCGGGGCTGCTCGACGCCAATCGCTACCATGGCGTGATACTTACCAACACGCTGCCGGTGGACGACGCGTTCGTCGCGGAAGCGAGATTGCCTTATCCGGTCGTGGTGCTCGGCCGGCGAATACCGCATTACCATTGCGTGCTCGAGGCGCCGGACTTCGTCGGCCGCCGCTCGGCGGAAGTGTTGCTCGAGGCCAAATGCGGAAAGCCAGGCATTCTCCACAGCAGGCAGTTGACGCACACGACATCGGATCGGCTGGCGGCGTTTACCCGAGTGGTGAAAGAGCGCACGGGACGAGAGGCAGCGAAGATCGTCAGCACAGGCTTGCAGCCGCACGATGGGGCAGTTGCGCTGGAGGCATTCTTCAGCGAGGGCGGACAATTGGACGGACTCTTCGCGGTGAACGACAGTCTCGCGGCGGGCGCTTATCGCGCGATTAAGGCAAGCGGGCGGCGTGTGCCGGACGATGTCGCGGTCGTGGGCATAGGCGACTACGAGCTCGCCGAATATTTGGATCCGCCGCTGACGACCGTGGCGGGCGCCAATGAAGCCATGGTGGCTGAAGCGGTGCCGATGTTGTTTCGGTTGTTGCGCGGAGAGGAAAGCGTGTCGACCGAAGTGCTTGTGGTGCCACCGGTTTTTATGCGGCAGTCGACGCAGCGGCGGGCGTAA
- a CDS encoding TonB-dependent siderophore receptor, which translates to MTPIPTKKSRLRLVLMFLPALLMAARAEAQTDGGSPSGSDEVVSLQPFSVTAERSSGYRVTTASTATRTNTPLIEIPQTVDIVTKEFWNDVGATTFDQSFRYVANVYVRNRNAGSGDGVNLRGFETNGSIAVDGVRMGNSKRDLIGYERLEVVKGPPSAVQGRAGGTGLLNFILKKPELGRTDTSVKYAASTNEYSAFSNRLEFDSNYAINSKMAARVAGAWERGDDYIKFQENRNLALYPSFKWQVADKTELIVVGELLDLRTPSREEGHGFALYPGKARRLVPIFNTPSDPITALDLPYDFNIAGPGETDREKVANVTVFVTHQFTDWLFFREVANLRYFGSDSFTYTGEDNTNIAVNSQYTGSNGWRRATTTQGDLIAKYQPVSWLGGTTMVGYSYDDSYSVNANYSGIPNAPFNVLNMAAIKAAGYSASFYDGRTVTNLSRSSFTRNKAFSFGMYAQQDVSLFKDRLILTGGLRSDHDGTATRNAVTGAISSSADTTLNSYRYGATVKITPRLAVYAVKSVQTDPTRSVKRYNGLLAGDPRLNEFFVVSPITDLREVGVKGEVLQGRLSFAADYWEMTKTGSTANVLTNGVSQGQSITYGTQTEIQGAQSKGYEVSAFGSVTDRLSIIANYTRMDTSQGFTGQQNTLGWTTASNPGRIPLRFAPDWNFNFFAKYSFRDAKEQGWEVKAGLSLVGPLITQLTGYGLTSIPETQHSYDAGVAYRWRSYNFDLMVTNIGNDPFLITRDQPPRTYRFSVSTRF; encoded by the coding sequence ATGACCCCCATCCCGACGAAGAAATCCCGTCTCCGCCTCGTGTTGATGTTTCTGCCGGCCTTGCTGATGGCAGCGCGGGCCGAGGCCCAAACCGACGGAGGTTCGCCCTCCGGCTCCGACGAAGTGGTGTCGCTGCAACCGTTCTCGGTGACCGCCGAACGCAGCAGCGGATACCGAGTGACGACAGCGTCCACTGCCACGCGCACGAACACGCCGTTGATCGAAATTCCGCAGACCGTCGACATCGTGACGAAGGAATTTTGGAATGACGTTGGCGCGACGACCTTCGATCAATCATTTCGTTATGTCGCCAATGTTTACGTGCGCAACCGCAACGCCGGGTCGGGCGATGGCGTCAACCTCCGCGGTTTCGAGACCAATGGTTCGATCGCGGTCGATGGCGTGCGCATGGGCAATAGCAAGCGTGACCTGATCGGCTACGAGCGCCTGGAGGTGGTGAAGGGCCCGCCGTCCGCGGTCCAAGGCCGTGCTGGCGGCACGGGATTGCTGAATTTCATCCTGAAGAAACCGGAGCTGGGGCGGACCGACACCTCCGTGAAATACGCGGCGTCAACGAATGAATACAGTGCGTTTTCCAATCGCTTGGAGTTCGACTCGAACTACGCCATCAATTCGAAAATGGCGGCGCGCGTCGCCGGCGCGTGGGAGCGGGGCGACGATTACATCAAGTTTCAAGAAAACCGGAATTTAGCGCTCTATCCCTCGTTCAAGTGGCAGGTGGCCGACAAGACGGAACTGATCGTCGTGGGCGAACTGCTGGATCTGAGGACGCCGTCGCGCGAGGAGGGCCACGGTTTCGCACTGTATCCGGGCAAGGCGCGCCGGTTGGTTCCGATCTTCAACACCCCGAGCGACCCCATCACCGCGCTCGACCTGCCTTACGATTTCAACATCGCCGGGCCGGGTGAGACGGACCGCGAGAAAGTCGCCAACGTGACCGTGTTTGTCACCCACCAGTTCACCGACTGGCTGTTCTTCCGCGAGGTCGCGAATCTGCGCTATTTCGGCAGCGATTCGTTCACTTACACGGGGGAGGACAACACGAACATCGCCGTCAATTCGCAATATACGGGCAGCAACGGCTGGCGGCGGGCGACCACGACGCAGGGCGACCTCATCGCCAAATATCAGCCGGTCTCGTGGCTCGGTGGCACGACAATGGTCGGCTATTCCTACGACGATTCATATAGCGTGAACGCGAACTACTCCGGCATCCCCAATGCGCCGTTCAACGTCCTCAACATGGCCGCGATCAAAGCCGCCGGCTACAGCGCGAGCTTCTACGACGGCCGCACGGTGACGAACCTCTCGCGATCCAGCTTCACCCGCAACAAGGCGTTCAGCTTTGGCATGTATGCGCAGCAGGACGTGAGTCTCTTCAAGGACCGTCTGATCCTGACCGGCGGTCTGCGCTCCGATCACGATGGGACGGCCACACGCAACGCCGTGACTGGCGCAATCTCGAGCTCGGCCGACACCACGCTCAATTCGTATCGCTACGGCGCCACGGTGAAAATCACGCCGCGCCTGGCTGTTTACGCAGTGAAAAGCGTGCAGACCGACCCCACTCGCTCCGTAAAACGCTACAACGGTCTGCTCGCGGGGGATCCGCGGCTGAATGAGTTTTTCGTCGTGAGCCCCATCACCGACCTGCGCGAGGTCGGCGTGAAGGGAGAGGTGTTGCAAGGCCGGTTGTCATTTGCTGCGGACTACTGGGAAATGACGAAGACTGGCAGCACCGCGAACGTGCTCACCAATGGCGTCTCGCAAGGCCAATCGATCACGTATGGCACGCAAACGGAGATCCAAGGTGCGCAGTCAAAGGGCTACGAAGTCAGTGCGTTTGGCAGCGTGACCGACCGCCTCAGCATAATTGCGAATTACACGCGCATGGACACCAGCCAAGGCTTCACCGGCCAGCAAAACACGCTCGGCTGGACGACTGCCTCAAACCCCGGCCGCATCCCGCTGCGTTTCGCGCCGGACTGGAACTTCAACTTTTTCGCCAAATACAGCTTCCGCGATGCGAAGGAGCAAGGGTGGGAAGTGAAGGCCGGTCTCTCACTCGTCGGTCCGCTCATCACTCAGCTCACCGGTTACGGGCTCACGTCGATTCCGGAAACGCAGCACAGCTATGATGCCGGCGTCGCCTACCGGTGGCGCAGCTATAACTTCGACCTGATGGTCACGAACATTGGCAACGATCCATTCCTCATCACGCGCGACCAGCCGCCCCGCACCTATCGGTTTAGCGTGTCGACGCGGTTCTGA